Sequence from the Candidatus Eisenbacteria bacterium genome:
CCTCGCGCAGCACATCCACACCGGTGGTCCCGGGCAGGCGCAGGTCCAGGAACACCACGTCGGGCGCGAAGGCGGGCCAGGCGTCGAGCGCCTCCGCCGGCTCTCCCGTGGCCACCACCTCGTAGCCCGCGCCGCGCAGCGTCTCGCCCAGGAAGTCCCGCATCAGGGGCTCGTCGTCCAGCACCAGCGCGCGCGGCTTCATGCGTCCTCCGGAGGCAGGGACGGCAGGGTCAGGGTGAAGCAGGCCCCGTGCGGCTTCCGGTCCCGGTACGCGAGGGCGCCGCCGTGCGACTGCGCGGCCTTGGCGGCCAGCGCCAGGCCCAACCCGGTGCCGCGCGCCTTGCCGGTGATGAACGGTTCGAACATCCGGTCGCGCACGGCGGGATCCACGCCGGGGCCGGAGTCGGAAATCGTGAGCCGGTGCGCCTCGCCCGGGATCAGGGCCACCCGCACCCGGCCGCCCCGGGGCGAGGCTTCCACCGCGTTGCGAGCCACGTTGACCACGGCCGCCTGCAGGCGCGTCGCGTCCCCGCGGGTGAATGCGGCCCCCGGTCGCTTCCACACCAGGGCCACGCCGCGCTCGCGCGCCAGCGAACCGGTCTGCACCAGCGCGGATTCCACCACCGCGCGCAGGTCCACGGGGTCCTTGCGCGGCTCGAAGGGCCGCGTGAATTCCAGGAATTCGGAGACCAGGTCCTCCAGGGCGTGGATGCCGCAGCGGATCTTCTCCGCGTAGGCCCGGCGGGGGTCGGCCGGTTCCAGCCCGCGCTCCAGCAGGTCCAGGAAGCCGGACATGCCGCCCAGGGGGTTGCGAATCTCGTGTGCCGCCACCGCGGCCACCCGTCCCAGCGCCGCCAGCGAGCGGGCGCCCTCCAGCTCCTTGCGCAGCCGCACGTCCTCGGTGCGGTCGGTCAGGATCTCGACGGCCCCCAGCGGCTCGCCGCGCACGCCGCGCACCCAGGACACCTCGGAGTCGAGGTGACCGGAATCCGGTCCCAGGTCCAGCGCCTCGCTTCGGGGTCCGCCGGCGCGCAGGCGGTCCGCGGGCGAGGGGTGGCCGGGCCACAACTCGGCGTACGCGTGCCCCCGCGCGGCCTCGCGGCCCACACCCAGCATGCGCTCCGCGGCGTGGTTCATGCTGCGCACGCGCCCGGAGGAGTCGCTCCACACCAGGCCCAGCGGCAGGGACTCC
This genomic interval carries:
- a CDS encoding PAS domain-containing protein, with the translated sequence MTVLHPGTDWTGQAELELRLAQDEAELYVLRDRLRRVREESEGFHLWVGRVMESLPLGLVWSDSSGRVRSMNHAAERMLGVGREAARGHAYAELWPGHPSPADRLRAGGPRSEALDLGPDSGHLDSEVSWVRGVRGEPLGAVEILTDRTEDVRLRKELEGARSLAALGRVAAVAAHEIRNPLGGMSGFLDLLERGLEPADPRRAYAEKIRCGIHALEDLVSEFLEFTRPFEPRKDPVDLRAVVESALVQTGSLARERGVALVWKRPGAAFTRGDATRLQAAVVNVARNAVEASPRGGRVRVALIPGEAHRLTISDSGPGVDPAVRDRMFEPFITGKARGTGLGLALAAKAAQSHGGALAYRDRKPHGACFTLTLPSLPPEDA